A stretch of Portunus trituberculatus isolate SZX2019 chromosome 48, ASM1759143v1, whole genome shotgun sequence DNA encodes these proteins:
- the LOC123498914 gene encoding cuticle protein CP1876-like — MRVCRCARPCCREQTTRSCLQRSQTTPPPHSPKHHALADLGRHRCFGYIRLFKTQVGRSSIHHHPRPRPLHRRIMRALVALAVLGVCSAFPVIPDDPLVAAEKERFLTTFKIIEEVSQPRGDSLASRSADVYVVPPPQPKWTGPLASKVPAGLPGSSPFVSDTADVMNAKGHFFNTYNSQVIATRPRPGSPHNYYSEPGPAPKAPAPTRAPVAPVFIPAGPIYVPETPQKKWYGPLASDIPASLPGSSPVVFDTPEVNNAKAHFFNTYRQQVKAVVPRRFSL, encoded by the exons ATGCGCGTGTGCCGATGTGCCAGGCCATGCTGCAGGGAGCAAACCACGAGATCATGCTTGCAGCGGTCCCAAACGACACCCCCGCCCCACTCGCCCAAGCACCACGCACTAGCTGACCTTGGCAGGCACCGCTGCTTCGGGTATATAAGACTGTTCAAGACTCAAGTTGGGCGCAGTTCGattcatcatcatcctcgtccCCGTCCACTACATCGGCGCATCATGAGGGCTCTG GTTGCATTGGCAGTGCTGGGCGTCTGCTCGGCTTTCCCAGTAATCCCTGACGACCCTCTAGTAGcggcagagaaggaaagattcCTCACCACCTTCAAGATCATCGAGGAAGTATCACAACCCAGGGGAGATTCACTAGCATCCCGCTCTGCGGATGTGTATGTAGTCCCTCCTCCTCAGCCTAAGTGGACGGGACCCCTTGCTTCAAAAGTTCCCGCCGGCCTTCCTGGATCAAGTCCCTTCGTGTCAGACACTGCTGATGTGATGAATGCCAAAGGGCATTTTTTCAACACATACAACTCCCAAGTCATAGCCACTCGACCCCGCCCTGGCTCTCCCCACAACTACTATTCTGAGCCCGGTCCTGCACCTAAGGCACCTGCACCCACTAGAGCTCCCGTAGCTCCCGTATTCATCCCTGCAGGCCCTATCTACGTCCCCGAAACTCCCCAAAAGAAATGGTACGGTCCTCTGGCCTCTGATATCCCCGCCAGCCTCCCAGGCTCCTCCCCTGTTGTCTTCGACACTCCCGAAGTCAATAACGCTAAGGCTCATTTCTTCAACACCTACAGGCAACAGGTCAAGGCCGTGGTTCCCAGACGATTCTCCCTTTAA
- the LOC123498750 gene encoding cuticle protein CP1499-like, translating into MRALVVLAVLGACSALPVIPDDPLVAAERARFLAAYQAALPATPPKPADPPKWYGPLASSVPAGLPGSSSVVSPTADVAAARNEFFTTYNAQVAAVAPKAGGPVFKVVPVAVAGVWNGPLAATIPAGLPGSSPNVADTADVAGAKTAFFDTYNKQVAAVAPAPKV; encoded by the exons ATGAGGGCTCTG GTTGTCTTGGCAGTGCTGGGCGCTTGCTCGGCTTTACCAGTCATCCCAGATGACCCTCTAGTGGCGGCGGAGAGGGCTAGGTTCCTCGCAGCCTACCAGGCTGCCCTGCCAGCCACTCCACCAAAGCCAGCTGATCCCCCCAAGTGGTACGGCCCTCTGGCTTCTTCCGTCCCCGCTGGCCTCCCCGGTTCCTCCTCCGTGGTGTCCCCCACTGCTGATGTGGCAGCTGCTCGTAACGAGTTCTTCACCACCTACAACGCCCAGGTAGCTGCAGTTGCGCCTAAAGCTGGTGGCCCAGTCTTCAAAGTGGTGCCAGTTGCAGTTGCCGGGGTGTGGAACGGTCCCTTGGCAGCCACTATCCCTGCCGGTCTCCCAGGCTCTTCCCCTAACGTGGCCGACACTGCCGACGTTGCTGGAGCCAAGACCGCTTTCTTCGATACCTACAACAAGCAGGTTGCTGCCGTGGCACCGGCCCCCAAGGTGTAA
- the LOC123498749 gene encoding cuticle protein CP1876-like, whose translation MRALVVLAVVGACSAMPFIPDAPDVAAEKARFFQAYQVAHAANLPRASRPTQAAFVPHQAFNQAPVQIPKWMGPLASNVPAGLPGSTAFVAETPEVQAAKNHFLNAYSAQVAATIPVGPSTSHQSFSAPSRPVFQAAAPAPRPQPKWTGPLASKVPAGLPGSSAVLSDTAEVAAAKNAFFHTYSAQVAATAGAPPTRFF comes from the coding sequence GTTGTTCTAGCAGTTGTGGGCGCGTGCTCCGCGATGCCATTCATCCCGGACGCACCAGATGTGGCGGCTGAGAAAGCTCGTTTCTTCCAAGCTTACCAAGTTGCTCACGCCGCCAATCTGCCAAGGGCTTCCCGACCAACCCAAGCCGCCTTTGTGCCCCACCAGGCCTTCAACCAGGCCCCAGTTCAGATCCCTAAGTGGATGGGCCCTCTTGCTTCTAACGTCCCTGCTGGTCTCCCCGGATCCACTGCTTTTGTGGCCGAGACTCCCGAGGTGCAGGCTGCCAAGAACCACTTCCTGAACGCCTACAGCGCCCAGGTAGCCGCCACCATCCCCGTCGGTCCCAGCACCTCTCACCAATCTTTCTCTGCTCCTTCCCGCCCAGTCTTCCAAGCTGCTGCCCCTGCTCCTCGCCCCCAGCCCAAGTGGACTGGCCCCCTTGCCTCTAAGGTCCCCGCTGGTCTGCCTGGCTCTTCCGCCGTTCTGTCTGACACCGCTGAGGTTGCTGCCGCCAAGAACGCTTTCTTCCACACTTACAGCGCTCAGGTCGCAGCCACCGCGGGAGCGCCGCCCACCAGGTTCTTCTAA